From Drosophila virilis strain 15010-1051.87 chromosome X, Dvir_AGI_RSII-ME, whole genome shotgun sequence, the proteins below share one genomic window:
- the Vav gene encoding protein vav isoform X1 → MSSNSFGSGAAAAAALTSASAAAAAAAAAAVNSDLWRECVAWLVRCKVIPADHKAALPDAEIRILAMTLRDGVLLCNLVIHLDPSSMDAREFNRKPQMAQFLCCKNIKLFLDVCHNHFNIRDADLFEPTMLYDLTNFHRVLITLSKLSQCRKVQQMHPELLGFNLQLSPSERSHSDEAIYKDLHSTNEFKATRSIDATGSSSSDYYERTSQSGSLSVEDENSDITIENGTEDIDDYIEDSLSNMCDTTIDNDAAGIVDINQSVQGQLRALSLDLNLSVAGNGGFDCVTPTPQMDAPKASTSAAAAAAAAAASASAATAALEKQHHASTSSSSSSLFVSESQRLQRAAAAVYNYRSSVLMSTEHEYAYINDIYSEDDEKVYEDLCYVTFQSKVKPETTSATSFEQRDYVIRELIDTESNYLDVLNALKSKFMLPLERHLNQDELRLIFPRIRELADIHTKFLEKLRESLVPSTKLKMGQVFLEFREPFLIYGEYCSCLLNAIDYLADVCKKNQIIDQLVQKCEREYNVGKLQLRDILSVPMQRILKYHLLLDKLVKETSPLHEDYRSLERAKDAMIDVSQYINEVKRDSDHLVIIQKVKDSIFDLNLPQNGNDLLQYGRLLLDGDLHIKAHEDQKTKMRYAFVFDKILILVKPLHIKTGDMQYTYRDSHNLADYRVEQSHSRRTLGRDTRFRYQLLLARKSAKTAFTLYLKSEHERDKWRKALTEAMESLDPPGCRNTDHKMEIYTFDAPTTCRHCSKFLKGRIHQGYRCKVCQISVHRGCISSTGRCKQNPISIPPPVCDRQLSEFNWFVGNMDRETAANRLENRRIGTYLLRVRPQGASSPHETMYALSLKTDDHVIKHMKINQENDGESMLYCLSSRRHFKTIVELVSYYERNDLGENFAGLNQSLQWPFREVIATALYDFDPKAGSNQLQLRTDCQVLVIGKDGDSKGWWRGKIGDTVGYFPKEYVQEHPVTSDEL, encoded by the exons atgtccTCGAACAGCTTTGGCAGcggtgctgcagctgcagctgcgttAACCTCGGCCTCCGCGGcggccgcagccgcagcagcggcggcggttAACAGTGATTTGTGGCGCGAATGCGTTGCCTGGCTGGTCCGCTGCAAGGTTATACCCGCCGACCACAAGGCCGCCCTGCCCGACGCCGAGATACGCATACTGGCCATGACATTACGTGACGGTGTGCTGCTCTGCAATCTGGTCATACACCTGGATCCCAGCAGCATGGACGCGCGCGAGTTCAATCGCAAGCCCCAAATGGCCCAG TTTCTGTGCTGCAAGAACATCAAGCTGTTCCTGGACGTGTGCCACAATCATTTCAATATACGGGATGCGGACCTATTTGAGCCCACCATGCTATACGATCTAACCAACTTCCATCGCGTGCTCATCACCCTCTCCAAGCTGTCGCAGTGTCGCAAGGTGCAGCAAATGCATCCGGAGCTGCT CGGCTTCAATCTGCAGCTGTCGCCCAGCGAGCGTTCCCATTCGGATGAGGCCATCTATAAGGATTTGCATTCCAC CAATGAATTTAAGGCAACTAGAAGCATCGATGCCACCGGATCTTCATCCTCGGATTACTACGAGCGCACCTCACAGAGCGGTTCGCTCTCGGTGGAGGACGAGAATAGCGATATAACCATAGAGAATGGCACCGAGGACATTGACGACTATATCGAGGATTCGCTGTCAAACATGTGTGATACAACGATCGACAATGATGCCGCTGGCATCGTTGACATCAATCAATCCGTCCAGGGGCAGCTGCGCGCTCTCTCCCTAGACCTTAACCTGAGCGTGGCCGGCAACGGTGGCTTTGATTGTGTCACGCCGACACCACAAATGGATGCACCCAAGGCGAGCAcatccgcagcagcagcagccgcggcagcggcagcgtcagcgtcagcagcaacagctgccctCGAGAAGCAACATCATGCGTCCACCAGctcctcatcatcatcgctATTTGTCAGCGAGAGCCAACGATTGCAGCGAGCCGCCGCTGCCGTCTACAACTACCGATCCTCGGTGCTGATGTCCACAGAGCACGAGTACGCGTACATCAACGATATCTACAGCGAAGATGACGAGAAGGTCTATGAGGATCTCTGCTACGTAACGTTCCAGTCAAAGGTCAAACCAGAG ACCACATCGGCGACCAGCTTTGAGCAGCGGGACTATGTCATACGCGAACTCATCGATACGGAATCCAATTATCTGGACGTGCTCAATGCACTCAAATCCAAGTTTATGCTACCTCTGGAACGACATCTCAATCAGGACGAACTGCGACTCATTTTTCCCCGCATACGG GAACTAGCTGACATTCACACCAAGTTTTTAGAGAAGCTACGCGAATCGCTGGTGCCCAGCACAAAGCTTAAGATGGGTCAGGTATTCCTTGAGTTTCGCGAACCATTCCTCATCTACGGCGAATACTGCTCCTGCCTGCTGAACGCCATTGATTACCTAGCCGATGTGTGcaagaaaaaccaaataataGACCAGCTGGTCCAGAAATGCGAACGCGAATACAACGTGggcaagctgcagctgcgggATATACTGTCGGTGCCCATGCAGCGCATACTCAAGTACCATCTGCTGCTGGACAAGCTGGTGAAGGAGACGTCGCCATTGCACGAGGATTACCGCTCGCTGGAACGGGCCAAGGATGCCATGATCGATGTGTCGCAGTATATTAACGAGGTTAAGCGCGATTCTGATCATCTTGTCATCATACAAAAGGTCAAGGACAgcatatttgatttgaatttgcCGCAAAACGGCAACGATCTGCTGCAATACGGCCGCCTGCTGCTCGACGGTGATCTGCACATCAAGGCCCACGAGGATCAGAAGACCAAGATGCGCTATGCGTTTGTCTTTGACAAAATTCTGATACTGGTCAAGCCGCTGCACATTAAAACCGGCGACATGCAGTACACATATCGCGACTCGCACAACCTCGCCGATTATCGCGTGGAACAGAGCCATTCGCGGCGCACGCTCGGCCGGGATACGCGCTTCAGATATCAGCTGCTCTTGGCACGTAAATCCGCCAAGACGGCATTCACACTTTACTTGAAGTCGGAGCATGAGCGTGATAAGTGGCGCAAGGCGCTCACCGAAGCCAT GGAAAGCCTCGATCCACCTGGCTGTCGCAATACGGATCACAAAATGGAAATCTACACCTTTGATGCGCCCACAACTTGTCGGCATTGCTCCAAGTTTCTTAAGGGCCGCATACACCAGGGCTATCGCTGCAAGGTGTGCCAGATAAGTGTGCACAGGGGCTGCATCTCCTCCACGGGCCGTTGCAAACAGAATCCGATCAGCATACCGCCGCCAGTGTGCGACCGCCAGTTGTCTGAGTTCAACTGGTTTGTCGGCAATATGGACCGTGAAACGGCGGCCAATCGATTGGAAAATCGCCGCATTGGCACCTATCTGCTACGTGTACGTCCCCAAGGTGCCTCCTCGCCGCACGAGACCATGTACGCGCTCAGTTTGAA AACCGATGATCATGTGATTAAGCATATGAAAATCAATCAGGAAAACGATGGCGAATCCATGCTCTATTGTTTATCTTCGCGCCGCCATTTCAAGACCATCGTTGAGCTGGTTTCGTATTATGAGCGCAACGATCTGGGTGAAAACTTTGCCGG GCTCAATCAGTCGCTGCAATGGCCCTTCCGCGAGGTCATTGCCACCGCGCTGTACGACTTCGATCCGAAGGCTGGCAGCAATCAGCTGCAACTGCGCACCGATTGTCAGGTGCTTGTGATTGGCAAGGATGGCGACAGCAAAGGCTGGTGGCGCGGCAAGATTGGTGATACG GTTGGATATTTTCCCAAGGAGTACGTTCAGGAGCATCCAGTCACCAGCGACGAGCTTTGA
- the Vav gene encoding protein vav isoform X3: MSSNSFGSGAAAAAALTSASAAAAAAAAAAVNSDLWRECVAWLVRCKVIPADHKAALPDAEIRILAMTLRDGVLLCNLVIHLDPSSMDAREFNRKPQMAQFLCCKNIKLFLDVCHNHFNIRDADLFEPTMLYDLTNFHRVLITLSKLSQCRKVQQMHPELLGFNLQLSPSERSHSDEAIYKDLHSTNEFKATRSIDATGSSSSDYYERTSQSGSLSVEDENSDITIENGTEDIDDYIEDSLSNMCDTTIDNDAAGIVDINQSVQGQLRALSLDLNLSVAGNGGFDCVTPTPQMDAPKASTSAAAAAAAAAASASAATAALEKQHHASTSSSSSSLFVSESQRLQRAAAAVYNYRSSVLMSTEHEYAYINDIYSEDDEKVYEDLCYVTFQSKVKPEVTTDNIACNGTVYDHTNTKEEEVYQDLCALHRTSRGQTTSATSFEQRDYVIRELIDTESNYLDVLNALKSKFMLPLERHLNQDELRLIFPRIRELADIHTKFLEKLRESLVPSTKLKMGQVFLEFREPFLIYGEYCSCLLNAIDYLADVCKKNQIIDQLVQKCEREYNVGKLQLRDILSVPMQRILKYHLLLDKLVKETSPLHEDYRSLERAKDAMIDVSQYINEVKRDSDHLVIIQKVKDSIFDLNLPQNGNDLLQYGRLLLDGDLHIKAHEDQKTKMRYAFVFDKILILVKPLHIKTGDMQYTYRDSHNLADYRVEQSHSRRTLGRDTRFRYQLLLARKSAKTAFTLYLKSEHERDKWRKALTEAMESLDPPGCRNTDHKMEIYTFDAPTTCRHCSKFLKGRIHQGYRCKVCQISVHRGCISSTGRCKQNPISIPPPVCDRQLSEFNWFVGNMDRETAANRLENRRIGTYLLRVRPQGASSPHETMYALSLKTDDHVIKHMKINQENDGESMLYCLSSRRHFKTIVELVSYYERNDLGENFAGLNQSLQWPFREVIATALYDFDPKAGSNQLQLRTDCQVLVIGKDGDSKGWWRGKIGDTVGYFPKEYVQEHPVTSDEL, from the exons atgtccTCGAACAGCTTTGGCAGcggtgctgcagctgcagctgcgttAACCTCGGCCTCCGCGGcggccgcagccgcagcagcggcggcggttAACAGTGATTTGTGGCGCGAATGCGTTGCCTGGCTGGTCCGCTGCAAGGTTATACCCGCCGACCACAAGGCCGCCCTGCCCGACGCCGAGATACGCATACTGGCCATGACATTACGTGACGGTGTGCTGCTCTGCAATCTGGTCATACACCTGGATCCCAGCAGCATGGACGCGCGCGAGTTCAATCGCAAGCCCCAAATGGCCCAG TTTCTGTGCTGCAAGAACATCAAGCTGTTCCTGGACGTGTGCCACAATCATTTCAATATACGGGATGCGGACCTATTTGAGCCCACCATGCTATACGATCTAACCAACTTCCATCGCGTGCTCATCACCCTCTCCAAGCTGTCGCAGTGTCGCAAGGTGCAGCAAATGCATCCGGAGCTGCT CGGCTTCAATCTGCAGCTGTCGCCCAGCGAGCGTTCCCATTCGGATGAGGCCATCTATAAGGATTTGCATTCCAC CAATGAATTTAAGGCAACTAGAAGCATCGATGCCACCGGATCTTCATCCTCGGATTACTACGAGCGCACCTCACAGAGCGGTTCGCTCTCGGTGGAGGACGAGAATAGCGATATAACCATAGAGAATGGCACCGAGGACATTGACGACTATATCGAGGATTCGCTGTCAAACATGTGTGATACAACGATCGACAATGATGCCGCTGGCATCGTTGACATCAATCAATCCGTCCAGGGGCAGCTGCGCGCTCTCTCCCTAGACCTTAACCTGAGCGTGGCCGGCAACGGTGGCTTTGATTGTGTCACGCCGACACCACAAATGGATGCACCCAAGGCGAGCAcatccgcagcagcagcagccgcggcagcggcagcgtcagcgtcagcagcaacagctgccctCGAGAAGCAACATCATGCGTCCACCAGctcctcatcatcatcgctATTTGTCAGCGAGAGCCAACGATTGCAGCGAGCCGCCGCTGCCGTCTACAACTACCGATCCTCGGTGCTGATGTCCACAGAGCACGAGTACGCGTACATCAACGATATCTACAGCGAAGATGACGAGAAGGTCTATGAGGATCTCTGCTACGTAACGTTCCAGTCAAAGGTCAAACCAGAGGT taCCACCGACAATATTGCATGCAATGGAACCGTATATGATCACACCAACACAAAAGAAGAGGAGGTCTATCAAGATTTGTGCGCACTGCACAGAACGAGTAGAGGCCAG ACCACATCGGCGACCAGCTTTGAGCAGCGGGACTATGTCATACGCGAACTCATCGATACGGAATCCAATTATCTGGACGTGCTCAATGCACTCAAATCCAAGTTTATGCTACCTCTGGAACGACATCTCAATCAGGACGAACTGCGACTCATTTTTCCCCGCATACGG GAACTAGCTGACATTCACACCAAGTTTTTAGAGAAGCTACGCGAATCGCTGGTGCCCAGCACAAAGCTTAAGATGGGTCAGGTATTCCTTGAGTTTCGCGAACCATTCCTCATCTACGGCGAATACTGCTCCTGCCTGCTGAACGCCATTGATTACCTAGCCGATGTGTGcaagaaaaaccaaataataGACCAGCTGGTCCAGAAATGCGAACGCGAATACAACGTGggcaagctgcagctgcgggATATACTGTCGGTGCCCATGCAGCGCATACTCAAGTACCATCTGCTGCTGGACAAGCTGGTGAAGGAGACGTCGCCATTGCACGAGGATTACCGCTCGCTGGAACGGGCCAAGGATGCCATGATCGATGTGTCGCAGTATATTAACGAGGTTAAGCGCGATTCTGATCATCTTGTCATCATACAAAAGGTCAAGGACAgcatatttgatttgaatttgcCGCAAAACGGCAACGATCTGCTGCAATACGGCCGCCTGCTGCTCGACGGTGATCTGCACATCAAGGCCCACGAGGATCAGAAGACCAAGATGCGCTATGCGTTTGTCTTTGACAAAATTCTGATACTGGTCAAGCCGCTGCACATTAAAACCGGCGACATGCAGTACACATATCGCGACTCGCACAACCTCGCCGATTATCGCGTGGAACAGAGCCATTCGCGGCGCACGCTCGGCCGGGATACGCGCTTCAGATATCAGCTGCTCTTGGCACGTAAATCCGCCAAGACGGCATTCACACTTTACTTGAAGTCGGAGCATGAGCGTGATAAGTGGCGCAAGGCGCTCACCGAAGCCAT GGAAAGCCTCGATCCACCTGGCTGTCGCAATACGGATCACAAAATGGAAATCTACACCTTTGATGCGCCCACAACTTGTCGGCATTGCTCCAAGTTTCTTAAGGGCCGCATACACCAGGGCTATCGCTGCAAGGTGTGCCAGATAAGTGTGCACAGGGGCTGCATCTCCTCCACGGGCCGTTGCAAACAGAATCCGATCAGCATACCGCCGCCAGTGTGCGACCGCCAGTTGTCTGAGTTCAACTGGTTTGTCGGCAATATGGACCGTGAAACGGCGGCCAATCGATTGGAAAATCGCCGCATTGGCACCTATCTGCTACGTGTACGTCCCCAAGGTGCCTCCTCGCCGCACGAGACCATGTACGCGCTCAGTTTGAA AACCGATGATCATGTGATTAAGCATATGAAAATCAATCAGGAAAACGATGGCGAATCCATGCTCTATTGTTTATCTTCGCGCCGCCATTTCAAGACCATCGTTGAGCTGGTTTCGTATTATGAGCGCAACGATCTGGGTGAAAACTTTGCCGG GCTCAATCAGTCGCTGCAATGGCCCTTCCGCGAGGTCATTGCCACCGCGCTGTACGACTTCGATCCGAAGGCTGGCAGCAATCAGCTGCAACTGCGCACCGATTGTCAGGTGCTTGTGATTGGCAAGGATGGCGACAGCAAAGGCTGGTGGCGCGGCAAGATTGGTGATACG GTTGGATATTTTCCCAAGGAGTACGTTCAGGAGCATCCAGTCACCAGCGACGAGCTTTGA
- the Vav gene encoding protein vav isoform X2 — MSSNSFGSGAAAAAALTSASAAAAAAAAAAVNSDLWRECVAWLVRCKVIPADHKAALPDAEIRILAMTLRDGVLLCNLVIHLDPSSMDAREFNRKPQMAQFLCCKNIKLFLDVCHNHFNIRDADLFEPTMLYDLTNFHRVLITLSKLSQCRKVQQMHPELLGFNLQLSPSERSHSDEAIYKDLHSTTTDNIACNGTVYDHTNTKEEEVYQDLCALHRTSRGQTTSATSFEQRDYVIRELIDTESNYLDVLNALKSKFMLPLERHLNQDELRLIFPRIRELADIHTKFLEKLRESLVPSTKLKMGQVFLEFREPFLIYGEYCSCLLNAIDYLADVCKKNQIIDQLVQKCEREYNVGKLQLRDILSVPMQRILKYHLLLDKLVKETSPLHEDYRSLERAKDAMIDVSQYINEVKRDSDHLVIIQKVKDSIFDLNLPQNGNDLLQYGRLLLDGDLHIKAHEDQKTKMRYAFVFDKILILVKPLHIKTGDMQYTYRDSHNLADYRVEQSHSRRTLGRDTRFRYQLLLARKSAKTAFTLYLKSEHERDKWRKALTEAMESLDPPGCRNTDHKMEIYTFDAPTTCRHCSKFLKGRIHQGYRCKVCQISVHRGCISSTGRCKQNPISIPPPVCDRQLSEFNWFVGNMDRETAANRLENRRIGTYLLRVRPQGASSPHETMYALSLKTDDHVIKHMKINQENDGESMLYCLSSRRHFKTIVELVSYYERNDLGENFAGLNQSLQWPFREVIATALYDFDPKAGSNQLQLRTDCQVLVIGKDGDSKGWWRGKIGDTVGYFPKEYVQEHPVTSDEL, encoded by the exons atgtccTCGAACAGCTTTGGCAGcggtgctgcagctgcagctgcgttAACCTCGGCCTCCGCGGcggccgcagccgcagcagcggcggcggttAACAGTGATTTGTGGCGCGAATGCGTTGCCTGGCTGGTCCGCTGCAAGGTTATACCCGCCGACCACAAGGCCGCCCTGCCCGACGCCGAGATACGCATACTGGCCATGACATTACGTGACGGTGTGCTGCTCTGCAATCTGGTCATACACCTGGATCCCAGCAGCATGGACGCGCGCGAGTTCAATCGCAAGCCCCAAATGGCCCAG TTTCTGTGCTGCAAGAACATCAAGCTGTTCCTGGACGTGTGCCACAATCATTTCAATATACGGGATGCGGACCTATTTGAGCCCACCATGCTATACGATCTAACCAACTTCCATCGCGTGCTCATCACCCTCTCCAAGCTGTCGCAGTGTCGCAAGGTGCAGCAAATGCATCCGGAGCTGCT CGGCTTCAATCTGCAGCTGTCGCCCAGCGAGCGTTCCCATTCGGATGAGGCCATCTATAAGGATTTGCATTCCAC taCCACCGACAATATTGCATGCAATGGAACCGTATATGATCACACCAACACAAAAGAAGAGGAGGTCTATCAAGATTTGTGCGCACTGCACAGAACGAGTAGAGGCCAG ACCACATCGGCGACCAGCTTTGAGCAGCGGGACTATGTCATACGCGAACTCATCGATACGGAATCCAATTATCTGGACGTGCTCAATGCACTCAAATCCAAGTTTATGCTACCTCTGGAACGACATCTCAATCAGGACGAACTGCGACTCATTTTTCCCCGCATACGG GAACTAGCTGACATTCACACCAAGTTTTTAGAGAAGCTACGCGAATCGCTGGTGCCCAGCACAAAGCTTAAGATGGGTCAGGTATTCCTTGAGTTTCGCGAACCATTCCTCATCTACGGCGAATACTGCTCCTGCCTGCTGAACGCCATTGATTACCTAGCCGATGTGTGcaagaaaaaccaaataataGACCAGCTGGTCCAGAAATGCGAACGCGAATACAACGTGggcaagctgcagctgcgggATATACTGTCGGTGCCCATGCAGCGCATACTCAAGTACCATCTGCTGCTGGACAAGCTGGTGAAGGAGACGTCGCCATTGCACGAGGATTACCGCTCGCTGGAACGGGCCAAGGATGCCATGATCGATGTGTCGCAGTATATTAACGAGGTTAAGCGCGATTCTGATCATCTTGTCATCATACAAAAGGTCAAGGACAgcatatttgatttgaatttgcCGCAAAACGGCAACGATCTGCTGCAATACGGCCGCCTGCTGCTCGACGGTGATCTGCACATCAAGGCCCACGAGGATCAGAAGACCAAGATGCGCTATGCGTTTGTCTTTGACAAAATTCTGATACTGGTCAAGCCGCTGCACATTAAAACCGGCGACATGCAGTACACATATCGCGACTCGCACAACCTCGCCGATTATCGCGTGGAACAGAGCCATTCGCGGCGCACGCTCGGCCGGGATACGCGCTTCAGATATCAGCTGCTCTTGGCACGTAAATCCGCCAAGACGGCATTCACACTTTACTTGAAGTCGGAGCATGAGCGTGATAAGTGGCGCAAGGCGCTCACCGAAGCCAT GGAAAGCCTCGATCCACCTGGCTGTCGCAATACGGATCACAAAATGGAAATCTACACCTTTGATGCGCCCACAACTTGTCGGCATTGCTCCAAGTTTCTTAAGGGCCGCATACACCAGGGCTATCGCTGCAAGGTGTGCCAGATAAGTGTGCACAGGGGCTGCATCTCCTCCACGGGCCGTTGCAAACAGAATCCGATCAGCATACCGCCGCCAGTGTGCGACCGCCAGTTGTCTGAGTTCAACTGGTTTGTCGGCAATATGGACCGTGAAACGGCGGCCAATCGATTGGAAAATCGCCGCATTGGCACCTATCTGCTACGTGTACGTCCCCAAGGTGCCTCCTCGCCGCACGAGACCATGTACGCGCTCAGTTTGAA AACCGATGATCATGTGATTAAGCATATGAAAATCAATCAGGAAAACGATGGCGAATCCATGCTCTATTGTTTATCTTCGCGCCGCCATTTCAAGACCATCGTTGAGCTGGTTTCGTATTATGAGCGCAACGATCTGGGTGAAAACTTTGCCGG GCTCAATCAGTCGCTGCAATGGCCCTTCCGCGAGGTCATTGCCACCGCGCTGTACGACTTCGATCCGAAGGCTGGCAGCAATCAGCTGCAACTGCGCACCGATTGTCAGGTGCTTGTGATTGGCAAGGATGGCGACAGCAAAGGCTGGTGGCGCGGCAAGATTGGTGATACG GTTGGATATTTTCCCAAGGAGTACGTTCAGGAGCATCCAGTCACCAGCGACGAGCTTTGA
- the LOC6631617 gene encoding uncharacterized protein, giving the protein MDHHTYAKSGSKKWSVEEKRLLVTKRIEAEDLFAKYSSKQAEPWKKFKDMAKIGDYSERALRKQWLNMVQRYRVQKSNMQATPLNKQCIDVLNEEWEFFGEIHAYMNQKTTDLHSYALKEPNVQEHAHNNNMAIRGVVNDHSFGTAIAAPNSARKHMRCQLQSVEAAVDVELDYALAMPDEQQQQQQQQQHEELDKSCDAILIGKQVRQLSNRRYGESYPSDIYTDSDSEESSQPSDPVAVEVSDLSEAESILGSPLPAKSASDICETTAVEQLTANYESASGSVPLDEGERAKSSSWSGSATLTARPLSSNRKRKALTEREKYYRHRRRYEHRMELRLGGLCKVAGQLLEQLVPGVNVTPLLMNIYNTVDYNCNSSCDDDDNDDDDDNTDEDDIGQP; this is encoded by the exons ATGGATCATCACACATATGCAAAAAGTGGCTCCAAAAAGT GGTCTGTGGAGGAGAAGCGTCTGCTTGTCACAAAGCGCATCGAGGCAGAAGATTTGTTCGCCAAATACTCGTCCAAGCAAGCGGAGCCATGGAA AAAGTTCAAGGACATGGCCAAAATTGGCGACTACAGCGAACGGGCGCTGCGCAAACAGTGGCTAAACATGGTTCAGCGCTATCGCGTCCAAAAGTCCAATATGCAGGCGACGCCGCTGAACAAGCAATGCATAGATGTGCTCAACGAGGAATGGGAGTTCTTTGGGGAGATACACGCGTACATGAACCAAAAGACCACCGACCTGCACTCGTATGCGCTCAAGGAGCCCAACGTCCAGGAGCAcgcgcacaacaacaatatggcCATTCGTGGCGTTGTCAATGATCACAGTTTTGGTACAGCGATAGCGGCGCCAAACAGCGCTCGCAAACATATGCGTTGCCAATTGCAGTCGGTTGAGGCTGCGGTCGATGTGGAGCTCGACTATGCACTTGCTATGCcagatgagcagcagcagcagcagcagcagcagcagcacgaggAGCTGGACAAGAGCTGTGATGCCATCCTAATTGGCAAGCAAGTGCGACAGCTGTCAAATAGGCGCTACGGCGAGAGCTATCCATCGGACATATACACGGACTCGGATTCAGAGGAGAGCTCACAGCCCTCCGATCCGGTGGCCGTTGAGGTGTCCGACTTATCGGAGGCGGAGTCTATTTTGGGCTCGCCCTTGCCAGCGAAATCAGCTTCGGACATATGCGAGACAACCGCTGTGGAGCAGTTAACCGCTAACTACGAGTCTGCATCTGGATCAGTGCCGCTCGACGAAGGCGAGCGAGCCAAGTCGTCAAGCTGGTCAGGATCAGCAACGCTGACGGCCAGGCCGTTATCGTCAAACAGAAAGCGTAAGGCGTTGACCGAAAGGGAAAAATATTACAGACATCGCCGCCGCTACGAGCATCGCATGGAGCTGCGTCTCGGCGGCCTCTGCAAAGTGGCCGGCCAGCTGTTGGAGCAGCTGGTGCCTGGCGTGAATGTGACGCCGCTGCTGATGAACATCTACAATACCGTTGActacaactgcaacagcagctgtgaCGATGatgacaacgacgacgacgacgacaacaccGATGAGGATGACATTGGCCAGCCATGA